The Erigeron canadensis isolate Cc75 chromosome 4, C_canadensis_v1, whole genome shotgun sequence genome window below encodes:
- the LOC122596638 gene encoding RNA exonuclease 4, with product MKKPTQLNPNWAQLCQKFGYGSKKPLSDTQDSILGKRKERTDNEEVNESEVNVLAPTSSDSSITNEVAMDCEMVGVSPLGNKSALGRVTLVNKWGNVIYDEHVRPVERVVDFRTQISGIRPRDLKKAKDFRVVQKEVAELLKGKTLVGHALRNDLKALLLSHPKQDIRDTAEYQPFLKEGRSKALRHLAAEVLGVKIQNGEHCPIEDARAAMMLYMKKKREWEKFVKDFAKMRLKQKKRKPKKHKQES from the exons ATGAAAAAGCCAACGCAGCTCAATCCCAACTGGGCTCAGCTCTGTCAA AAATTTGGCTATGGGTCCAAGAAACCATTATCAGACACCCAAGATTCTATTTTAG GAAAGAGGAAAGAGAGGACTGATAATGAGGAGGTTAATGAAAGTGAGGTGAATGTTCTTGCTCCGACTTCATCCGATTCAAG TATCACAAATGAGGTTGCCATGGATTGTGAAATGGTTGGCGTCAGCCCTCTAGGAAACAAAAGTGCTCTTGGAAGGGTCACATTG GTAAATAAGTGGGGAAACGTTATATATGACGAGCATGTTCGTCCCGTTGAACGTGTGGTTGATTTTCGTACTCAAATAAGTGGCATTCGACCTCGAGACttaaaaaaag CAAAAGATTTTCGGGTTGTTCAGAAGGAAGTGGCAGAATTGCTCAAAGGGAAGACTCTTGTTGGCCATGCATTACGAAATGATCTTAAG GCCTTGTTATTAAGTCATCCGAAGCAGGATATACGAGATACTGCAGAATATCAACCATTTCTAAA AGAAGGGCGTAGCAAAGCACTCAGACATCTTGCAGCCGAAGTCCTTGGTGTCAAGATCCAAAACGGCGAGCATTGTCCT ATAGAAGATGCCCGTGCTGCGATGATGCTTTACATGAAGAAAAAGCGGGAGTGGgaaaaatttgttaaagatTTTGCCAAGATGAGACTAAAGCAGAAGAAGCGTAAGCCGAAGAAACATAAACAAGAAAGTTGA